In Mixophyes fleayi isolate aMixFle1 chromosome 3, aMixFle1.hap1, whole genome shotgun sequence, the genomic stretch TGTGTGCGTTCTCTCATGAATCCTTAAAGCAGTTTTGGAGCTTAACCCCTTCCCACATTCTTGGCAGTAATGCCTCTCCCCGCCACCCTCATGAACTTGCAAAATGTGCCTTTTAAtgtcttttttccttttaaactTTTTCCCGCAGAGCTCACATGGAAAGTGACGCTCGTTGCTGTGCACGTGACGCTGGTGGCTTTTCAAATTGCACCTATTTGCAAATGTCTGATTGCAGATCTCACACTGGTAGATTTCCTCAGAACCCCCATGATTCTGTTTAGAGTGTTTTAAGTAACTTTTGTCATCTACAAAGTTTTCCCCACAGATGGGGCACACAACCGCTTCACTGCTTTTGTTGTGATCTTCATTAGACTTTTTCTCGCTTTCCTCCAGCTCGCAAGGATTGTCTTCATCTTCTTCAGCCTTTATACTATGCTCAATCTGCTCATCCATAAGTTCTTCGTTGCACAGATTCTGTTCCTTTTCGATGCCATTCAGCAAGGAGTTGACCTCTTCTATATCCTGTTGTTCCCGTAGTCGCCTTGTGTACTTTTTCTTAGGAATTTCAACGACAGCTTTTCTACCAGCAAGGCGACCACTTGATCTTCTGGATTTTGAGTTTGAAAGTTTCAAAGGATCTTTCTTTTTATCAACATACTCTACAATCACTATAGCCGACGACGACTCATCACATGACTCAACTCTAGTTTGTCTTTCTGGTGCACTGGTAAGGTTGGTGGCATTACTCGTGATTGGAACTTCTTCTTCAGGAGGTTGGATCTCTGCTAGAGAATTTATTTGCAGTTCACGCATGTCTTCTTCAGTCTCCTGGGATTCAGCAATATTTTGAAGGTCCAACCACACCGATTCCTCCAACATCTGCTTTTTATGTTGAATGCACGTTTCGGCCAGATCAACACATTTGAGTTTGTCCGCTATATCAATCATCCGCTGTACTCTGTCTTCTTCCAATTCTACTTTGGCTGTGTAGACAAACTCCAGAAATGAGGCGAAGTCCACAGCCGCTACTCCACTCAAAAATATAGAAGTAGCCGTGTCACCCAAGAGGCGGTCATCGATAAATATCTCCTTGAAGTACTTGCTGGAAGCAGCCAGCACAGACTTGTGAGCAGAAAAGTCTACTCTGGTCCCCTCATGCTCCACTCTAACAGTCACATCACACAAGTAACCAAGCAGTCGCAGCTGGTACATTTCATTCAGGAGATGGACAGGCAGCGACTTGGACTCCAGATAGATGGTTGTGCTTTCCATTGTAATACGTCACTCAGGAGCTTGGATAAAACAAACAGAGAGAATGTTAATTAGTGACCTACATGATATGCGGGGCCAACTTTAGGTTATATAACCACTGGTGATAAAATTATGTGCTTAACTTGTGTTTTTTATGCTAGTTAGGGTGCATTTCAACGAATGTGAAAATAATAATCATTCTACCAAAGGAGACCATACATATCTGTCACTTTATGTGTTGAGCTGCGCTATTTTGAAAGCTCCTTGTTCCATTCCAAACATGTTGTTGAATTGAAAACTAACATTTACATAGAgaaac encodes the following:
- the GZF1 gene encoding GDNF-inducible zinc finger protein 1 → MESTTIYLESKSLPVHLLNEMYQLRLLGYLCDVTVRVEHEGTRVDFSAHKSVLAASSKYFKEIFIDDRLLGDTATSIFLSGVAAVDFASFLEFVYTAKVELEEDRVQRMIDIADKLKCVDLAETCIQHKKQMLEESVWLDLQNIAESQETEEDMRELQINSLAEIQPPEEEVPITSNATNLTSAPERQTRVESCDESSSAIVIVEYVDKKKDPLKLSNSKSRRSSGRLAGRKAVVEIPKKKYTRRLREQQDIEEVNSLLNGIEKEQNLCNEELMDEQIEHSIKAEEDEDNPCELEESEKKSNEDHNKSSEAVVCPICGENFVDDKSYLKHSKQNHGGSEEIYQCEICNQTFANRCNLKSHQRHVHSNERHFPCELCGKKFKRKKDIKRHILQVHEGGGERHYCQECGKGLSSKTALRIHERTHTGDKPFGCTQCDAKFSQTSALKTHMRIHTGEKPFVCEECGAKFTQNHMLIYHKRCHTGERPFMCETCGKSFASKEYLKHHNRIHTGAKPFKCDICFRMFAQRNSLYQHIKVHTGERPYCCNQCGKQFTQLNALQRHNRIHTGEKPFMCIACQRTFTDKSTLRRHTTIHDKNTPWKSFLVVLDPKGEDGEKSELTEEDGEDSPKPAEKLTYSENGHFPNLTVVPGTVDILHENNTTSILGCKADCTIIPQDVYIATTLSHLTVLHTQTESIQAMVSLE